The following proteins come from a genomic window of Ornithinimicrobium cryptoxanthini:
- a CDS encoding low molecular weight phosphatase family protein: MVLVDSGLVALLDEVVTLTMDSWQHFRAIIAPRSTGSEGLPQGFPMARETDWTGYPVVVRRIADQLAQRFRTTFSRNTVHRYVAESYDELSSRSQVSRHIPMLTNRLATERLAGVAAARGIVLQPVPSILFVCVHNAGRSQMAMAWARHLAGDLITVESAGSTPAAAVHPTVLAYLEEARLEIPRQNPRVLTQDLVRAADVIVTMGCGDACPVIPGRRYFDWDVPDPGGQPLEAVREIAEDIRGRVDHLLVELGLGEVTRPAGGIPGP; this comes from the coding sequence GTGGTCCTGGTCGACAGCGGGTTGGTCGCGTTGCTTGACGAGGTCGTGACCCTCACCATGGACTCCTGGCAGCATTTCCGCGCCATCATCGCCCCCAGGTCGACTGGCTCCGAGGGACTTCCGCAGGGATTCCCGATGGCCCGAGAGACTGACTGGACCGGCTATCCAGTAGTGGTCAGGAGGATCGCCGATCAGTTGGCGCAACGTTTCCGGACCACCTTCTCGCGTAACACGGTGCATCGCTACGTCGCGGAGAGCTACGACGAGCTGTCCTCTCGTTCGCAGGTGAGCCGCCACATCCCCATGCTCACCAACCGGTTGGCCACCGAACGTCTGGCCGGCGTCGCCGCGGCACGCGGCATCGTGCTTCAGCCGGTGCCCTCGATCTTGTTCGTCTGCGTGCACAATGCCGGCCGGTCGCAGATGGCGATGGCGTGGGCGCGGCACCTCGCCGGAGATCTGATCACGGTGGAGTCGGCCGGATCGACCCCCGCAGCTGCCGTTCATCCGACCGTCCTGGCCTATCTGGAGGAGGCGCGGCTGGAAATCCCTCGCCAGAACCCCAGGGTCCTCACCCAGGACCTGGTCAGAGCTGCGGACGTGATTGTGACCATGGGATGCGGGGATGCCTGTCCAGTCATCCCGGGTAGAAGGTACTTCGACTGGGACGTCCCTGACCCAGGCGGGCAGCCGCTGGAGGCGGTACGGGAGATCGCTGAAGACATCCGGGGCAGGGTGGATCACCTGCTCGTCGAGCTTGGGCTCGGGGAGGTCACTAGGCCCGCAGGCGGTATCCCTGGCCCCTGA
- a CDS encoding ArsR/SmtB family transcription factor — protein MARSLRVLANATRLQLLSVILGTADGRATVRTLTDAVELRQPTVSQHLHLMFESGVVEREPIGREVWYSIHPDLIDTVTDLVT, from the coding sequence GTGGCCCGATCTCTTCGGGTCCTGGCCAACGCCACCCGACTCCAGTTGCTCAGCGTCATCCTGGGCACCGCAGATGGTCGGGCAACGGTGCGTACCCTGACGGACGCCGTGGAGCTGCGGCAGCCGACCGTCTCTCAGCACCTGCATCTGATGTTCGAGTCCGGGGTCGTGGAGCGCGAGCCCATCGGTCGGGAAGTTTGGTACTCGATTCACCCTGACCTGATCGACACGGTCACCGACCTCGTGACGTAG
- the pstC gene encoding phosphate ABC transporter permease subunit PstC, which translates to MSTATHTQSPPDGGRQEPVSLTASSPRYGEKAVVGWLFLCAAFSVLVTAGIVVSLLTPTIEFFNRVAPGNFFSAEAWAPFNSSNPGYGVLRLVVGTLNVTLWALLIAIPAGLGAAIYLSEYASRRARKVLKPILEVLEGVPTVAYGVFALTFVTPLLREFWPTFLPGKLGEPPGVFSAASAGIVMGVMIIPTVASISQDAMSAVPSGLRQAAYGLGSTRMQVATKVVVPAALSGIVAGFILGISRAIGETMIVLLAAGAAANLSLWPNDSVLTMTTFIARTSTGDIGHGTTTYYTIFAVGALLFAMTFIMNMISIALVRRFRETYE; encoded by the coding sequence ATGAGCACTGCAACGCACACCCAGTCCCCACCCGACGGAGGCCGGCAGGAGCCGGTTAGTCTGACCGCCAGCTCGCCGCGCTACGGGGAGAAGGCCGTCGTGGGGTGGCTCTTCCTGTGCGCGGCCTTCTCGGTCCTGGTCACAGCGGGGATCGTCGTGTCCCTGCTGACCCCGACCATCGAGTTCTTCAACCGGGTTGCGCCCGGCAACTTCTTCTCCGCCGAGGCATGGGCACCCTTCAACTCGAGTAACCCCGGCTATGGCGTCCTGCGACTCGTCGTCGGCACCCTGAACGTGACCCTGTGGGCTCTCCTGATCGCGATCCCCGCCGGACTCGGCGCCGCGATCTACCTCAGCGAGTACGCAAGCCGACGTGCCCGCAAAGTGCTCAAGCCGATCCTGGAGGTGCTGGAGGGCGTCCCGACGGTCGCCTACGGTGTCTTCGCACTGACTTTCGTCACCCCGCTGCTGCGGGAGTTTTGGCCCACCTTCCTGCCCGGCAAACTCGGGGAGCCGCCCGGAGTCTTCTCCGCAGCATCGGCCGGCATCGTCATGGGCGTGATGATCATCCCGACCGTCGCCTCCATTTCGCAGGACGCCATGTCCGCGGTCCCTTCAGGCCTGCGACAGGCCGCCTACGGCTTGGGGAGCACGAGAATGCAGGTCGCCACCAAGGTGGTGGTCCCGGCCGCACTGTCGGGCATCGTGGCCGGCTTCATCCTGGGCATCTCCCGCGCGATCGGAGAGACCATGATCGTCCTGCTTGCTGCGGGCGCGGCCGCAAACCTGTCGCTATGGCCGAATGACTCGGTCCTGACGATGACCACATTCATCGCGCGAACCTCAACTGGCGACATAGGCCACGGCACGACCACCTACTACACGATCTTCGCGGTCGGTGCCCTGCTCTTCGCCATGACCTTCATCATGAACATGATCAGCATCGCCCTGGTCCGTCGCTTCCGGGAGACGTACGAATGA
- the pstB gene encoding phosphate ABC transporter ATP-binding protein PstB, with product METRALNVFYGGFHAVHDVDLVFGRNEITALIGPSGCGKSTVLRCLNRMNDLVPSARVEGTVLYHDIDVYGPKVDPIEVRRHIGMVFQKANPFPKSIYDNVAYGPRVIGMKVESMDDHVEQCLRSAALWDEVKDKLKESGYSLSGGQQQRLCIARAIATQPDVILMDEPCSALDPIATGAVEDLMITLREDYTIIIVTHNMQQAARVSDRTAFFTARPDETTGNRTGLLVEFDKTSNIFGTPSDKRTEDYISGRFG from the coding sequence ATGGAGACGCGGGCGCTCAACGTCTTCTACGGCGGTTTCCATGCCGTGCACGACGTCGACCTCGTCTTCGGCCGCAACGAGATCACTGCCCTCATCGGCCCGTCCGGTTGCGGCAAGTCAACGGTTCTGCGCTGCTTGAACCGGATGAACGACCTCGTGCCCAGTGCGCGGGTCGAGGGCACTGTGCTCTATCACGACATCGATGTCTACGGCCCCAAGGTCGACCCGATCGAGGTTCGACGACACATCGGGATGGTCTTTCAGAAGGCCAACCCATTCCCTAAGTCGATCTATGACAACGTCGCCTACGGTCCACGGGTGATCGGCATGAAGGTCGAGAGCATGGACGACCACGTGGAGCAGTGCCTGCGCTCGGCTGCACTGTGGGACGAGGTCAAGGACAAGCTCAAGGAGTCCGGGTACAGCCTCTCCGGTGGGCAGCAGCAGCGCCTGTGCATCGCCCGCGCGATCGCCACGCAACCTGATGTGATCCTGATGGACGAGCCGTGCTCCGCCCTCGACCCGATCGCCACTGGCGCGGTCGAAGACCTCATGATCACGCTCCGCGAGGACTACACGATCATTATCGTGACCCACAATATGCAGCAGGCCGCGCGGGTGTCGGATCGGACTGCGTTCTTCACTGCCCGACCGGACGAGACGACCGGCAACCGGACCGGGCTGCTCGTGGAGTTCGACAAGACCTCCAATATCTTTGGGACCCCGTCGGACAAGCGCACCGAGGACTACATCAGTGGCCGTTTCGGGTGA
- a CDS encoding metallophosphoesterase: MDTVWRGAAGLVGLGAGVLAWSTVVEPRAFALREFEVPVLPSGATPLRVLHLSDLHLVPGQRAKADWVRSLAALEPDLVVTTGDNLAHQDAVPAVLDAYRDLLEIPGVFVLGSNDYYAPFPKNPFRYFGDSHGTGSGTVRYELPTAELVAGFRSAGWLDLTNARGRLDVAGLSLEFVGVDDPHLGLDRYDEVAGPASPGTDLFVGVTHAPYLRVLDAMTADDAGLVLAGHTHGGQVCVPFYGALVTNCDLGTDRVKGLSRWWPGADNAPSAQAPAGASWLEVSAGLGASPYSPFRLACRPEATLLTLV, encoded by the coding sequence ATGGACACCGTATGGCGTGGAGCAGCCGGTCTGGTCGGTCTCGGGGCCGGCGTGCTCGCCTGGAGCACCGTGGTGGAGCCCCGGGCTTTCGCCCTGCGCGAGTTCGAGGTGCCGGTGCTGCCAAGCGGTGCCACCCCGCTGCGGGTGCTGCACCTCAGCGACCTGCACCTGGTGCCGGGGCAGCGCGCCAAGGCGGACTGGGTCCGTTCGCTGGCGGCCCTGGAGCCGGACCTTGTCGTCACCACTGGTGACAACCTGGCGCACCAGGACGCGGTGCCAGCTGTCCTCGACGCCTACCGCGACCTGCTCGAGATCCCGGGCGTCTTCGTGCTCGGGAGCAACGACTACTACGCACCGTTCCCGAAGAACCCGTTCCGCTACTTTGGCGACAGCCACGGCACCGGTTCGGGGACCGTGCGCTACGAGCTGCCGACCGCCGAGCTGGTCGCTGGCTTCCGCTCCGCCGGGTGGCTGGATCTGACCAACGCCCGTGGGCGGCTCGATGTGGCCGGGCTGTCGCTGGAGTTCGTCGGCGTGGACGACCCGCACCTGGGTCTTGACCGCTATGACGAGGTGGCCGGCCCGGCCTCGCCGGGGACCGACCTGTTTGTGGGCGTCACGCACGCGCCCTACCTGCGCGTCCTGGATGCCATGACGGCCGATGACGCTGGGCTCGTCCTGGCCGGTCACACACACGGGGGCCAGGTCTGCGTGCCGTTCTATGGTGCGCTCGTCACCAACTGCGACCTCGGGACGGACCGGGTCAAGGGCCTGTCCCGATGGTGGCCCGGTGCCGACAACGCGCCCTCGGCCCAGGCCCCGGCCGGAGCCAGCTGGCTGGAGGTGTCCGCCGGACTCGGCGCCTCGCCATACTCCCCGTTCCGCCTCGCGTGCCGGCCGGAGGCCACCTTGCTGACCCTCGTCTGA
- a CDS encoding arsenic transporter → MLLAVAIFLATLVLVIWQPKGLGIGWSALGGATVALLAGVVHLADIPVVWDIVWNATLTFVAVIIICSILDEAGFFEWAALHVARWARGNGSALFNLIVVLGAAIAALFANDGAALTLTPIVFGMIVALKFEPKVAFGLVIATGFIADTASLPFVVSNLVNIVVADFFDIGFARYALVMVPVALVSLAASLAVLRLFFRKSIPGSYDVSALPRPKAAVTDPMTFRAGVVVLAVLLVGYFATDAIGVPVAAVAMLCALVLALIAARPPQALFRRLSGVERATDMSESLVATSATGGTPLIGEAVPSRTTVIPAAQPQIAVRSVVTSAPWQIVVFSLGMYLVVYGLRNEGLTDHLGQLLANLAQHGDLATATGTGFLVAGMSSVMNNMPTTLIAALGIEASGTTGLTGQMMAYAAVIGADLGPKITPIGSLATLLWLSVLDRKGMHIGWGTYFKVGIVLTIPVLAVTLLALALWLTILGP, encoded by the coding sequence ATGCTGCTCGCCGTCGCCATCTTCCTTGCCACCCTCGTGCTGGTGATCTGGCAGCCCAAGGGGCTGGGCATTGGATGGAGCGCCCTGGGTGGCGCGACTGTCGCTCTGCTTGCCGGGGTGGTTCACCTCGCAGACATCCCCGTCGTGTGGGACATCGTGTGGAACGCCACTCTCACCTTCGTGGCGGTCATCATCATCTGCTCCATCCTCGACGAGGCCGGCTTCTTTGAATGGGCAGCGCTTCACGTCGCGCGGTGGGCGCGAGGCAACGGCAGTGCCCTGTTCAACCTGATCGTGGTTCTCGGAGCCGCAATCGCCGCGCTCTTCGCCAATGACGGCGCCGCCCTGACCCTGACGCCCATCGTGTTCGGGATGATCGTGGCGTTGAAGTTCGAACCGAAGGTCGCCTTCGGTCTTGTCATCGCCACGGGGTTCATCGCCGACACCGCGAGCTTGCCGTTCGTCGTTTCTAACCTGGTCAACATCGTGGTCGCTGACTTCTTCGACATCGGTTTCGCGCGTTACGCGTTGGTCATGGTGCCCGTTGCACTGGTTTCTCTGGCAGCGAGTCTGGCTGTGCTGCGGCTCTTCTTCCGCAAGTCCATCCCGGGCTCGTATGACGTGTCAGCTTTGCCGCGCCCCAAGGCGGCGGTGACGGACCCGATGACCTTCCGCGCCGGCGTGGTCGTTCTGGCTGTCCTGCTCGTCGGCTACTTCGCGACGGACGCCATCGGGGTGCCCGTAGCCGCTGTCGCCATGCTGTGCGCGCTGGTCCTCGCCCTCATCGCCGCGCGCCCGCCGCAGGCACTCTTTCGCCGCCTATCCGGCGTCGAGCGCGCTACGGACATGAGCGAGAGTCTCGTTGCGACCTCGGCGACCGGAGGCACTCCGCTGATCGGGGAGGCAGTTCCTTCCAGGACGACCGTAATCCCTGCTGCTCAGCCTCAGATTGCCGTGCGGTCGGTGGTGACATCTGCGCCGTGGCAGATCGTAGTGTTCAGCCTAGGCATGTATCTGGTCGTGTACGGCCTCCGCAACGAGGGTCTGACCGACCACCTGGGCCAGCTACTCGCGAACCTGGCCCAGCACGGAGATCTGGCCACCGCGACGGGCACCGGGTTCCTCGTGGCGGGGATGTCCTCGGTCATGAACAACATGCCGACGACGCTGATCGCCGCGCTTGGCATCGAGGCCTCGGGCACCACCGGGCTGACGGGGCAGATGATGGCCTACGCCGCAGTGATCGGTGCCGACCTGGGCCCCAAGATCACACCGATCGGCTCCCTAGCGACCTTGCTGTGGCTGTCGGTACTGGATCGCAAGGGCATGCATATTGGGTGGGGCACCTACTTCAAGGTGGGGATCGTCCTGACCATCCCCGTGCTCGCCGTGACGTTGCTGGCCCTGGCTCTCTGGCTCACCATCCTCGGCCCATGA
- a CDS encoding DUF2180 family protein, with product MRGSCMNCWDHELGGQTSVRAVAVCVHCGAGVCLEHAAVRETERYQQNAVGSPSRLLRNEREITCATCSDAAIGASQRTAVVSRPHKMAAASATR from the coding sequence ATGAGGGGAAGTTGCATGAACTGCTGGGATCACGAGTTGGGTGGCCAGACGTCGGTGAGGGCTGTGGCGGTGTGCGTGCACTGCGGCGCGGGCGTCTGTTTGGAGCACGCCGCGGTTCGCGAGACGGAGCGGTACCAACAGAACGCAGTCGGGTCCCCGTCACGGCTGCTACGCAACGAGCGAGAGATCACCTGTGCGACGTGCTCAGATGCCGCTATCGGCGCGTCACAGAGGACCGCGGTCGTCTCGCGCCCGCACAAAATGGCCGCCGCTTCCGCTACGCGGTAG
- the pstA gene encoding phosphate ABC transporter permease PstA yields the protein MTRTATASARRTTELNLEDGARRGKWKGEVFRALLILCLVIAFVTLLAVIVQAAVKGWSRLDWNLITQMPSTLDRETSGMKSAIFGTIYLMGGLVLTVVPIGVSAAIFMEEFADQSKWWVRFIDLNIQNLAAVPSIVFGILGLALIVRGPLSLGTVAYAGSLTLAMLVLPTIILASREAIRSVPVTLRNGSLGLGATKWQTIWHHVLPSAVPGMVTGTILALSRAIGETAPLLLVGATVFVTYTPDGFFDGAYTALPVQIYQWASRPQEEFRILASAGVIVLLAVLLAMNSVAIWIRNKFTRDL from the coding sequence GTGACCCGAACAGCCACGGCAAGTGCCCGCCGGACCACCGAGCTAAACCTGGAGGACGGAGCCCGCCGAGGCAAGTGGAAGGGCGAGGTCTTCCGCGCTCTGCTGATCCTCTGCCTCGTCATCGCGTTCGTGACCCTGCTCGCGGTGATCGTCCAGGCGGCGGTCAAGGGCTGGTCCCGGTTGGACTGGAACCTGATCACCCAGATGCCCTCGACGCTGGACCGTGAGACCTCGGGCATGAAGTCGGCCATCTTCGGGACGATCTACCTCATGGGGGGGTTGGTTCTCACGGTGGTCCCGATCGGTGTCTCCGCGGCGATCTTCATGGAGGAGTTCGCCGACCAGAGCAAGTGGTGGGTCCGCTTCATCGATCTCAACATCCAGAACCTCGCGGCGGTGCCCTCGATCGTCTTCGGTATCCTCGGTCTGGCGCTCATCGTGCGTGGCCCGCTGAGCCTGGGGACAGTGGCGTATGCCGGGTCCCTCACGCTGGCCATGCTCGTGCTGCCCACCATCATCCTCGCCTCCCGTGAGGCGATCCGGTCCGTGCCGGTCACCCTGCGCAACGGCTCGTTGGGGCTGGGCGCGACGAAGTGGCAGACCATCTGGCACCACGTGCTCCCGTCCGCGGTTCCCGGCATGGTCACCGGCACGATCCTGGCGCTGTCGCGGGCCATCGGTGAGACCGCACCGCTGCTGCTGGTCGGGGCGACGGTGTTCGTTACCTACACCCCGGACGGTTTCTTCGACGGCGCCTACACGGCTTTGCCGGTCCAGATCTACCAGTGGGCGAGTCGCCCTCAGGAGGAGTTCCGCATCCTGGCATCGGCGGGGGTCATCGTGCTCCTGGCCGTGCTGCTCGCGATGAACTCCGTCGCGATCTGGATCCGCAACAAGTTCACCCGTGACCTCTGA
- a CDS encoding winged helix-turn-helix domain-containing protein yields MELARVSLTSWPPRVVVIQSPSLPAGAITGDQASLSLDYVADPVTALLELDRLAPDALIVPTDVVGVSVPDLVSGVCQWSEVPVLVALGHDAAAATVAAEAVAAGCHGLLSVPLTTVGVAARVGEVLGRQVQSRARGVLAVPGLKVDLDGMRVLSPTGREVTLSSLQFACLVRLLRTAPAFMATEELADELGLLGTNAAERTRQVVHRLRRRLIEAGCATDLLETVRGQGYRLRA; encoded by the coding sequence ATGGAGCTCGCGAGAGTGTCGCTGACGTCCTGGCCGCCGCGCGTCGTGGTGATCCAGTCCCCGTCGCTGCCGGCGGGCGCGATCACCGGCGATCAGGCATCCCTGTCCCTGGACTACGTCGCGGACCCGGTCACCGCGCTGCTCGAACTCGACCGCCTCGCACCCGACGCCCTGATCGTGCCCACCGATGTCGTCGGGGTGTCAGTCCCCGACCTGGTCAGCGGGGTGTGCCAGTGGTCCGAAGTGCCGGTGCTAGTCGCTCTGGGCCATGATGCCGCTGCTGCCACCGTTGCTGCTGAGGCGGTCGCCGCAGGGTGTCACGGTCTGCTGAGTGTCCCTCTGACGACAGTGGGGGTCGCGGCACGGGTCGGCGAAGTCTTGGGGCGACAGGTGCAGAGCCGTGCTCGGGGTGTGCTGGCCGTCCCCGGACTCAAGGTTGACCTCGACGGCATGCGGGTGCTCTCCCCTACGGGGCGCGAGGTCACCTTGTCCTCCTTGCAGTTTGCCTGCCTGGTGCGCCTGCTCCGGACTGCTCCGGCGTTCATGGCCACTGAGGAGTTGGCCGACGAGCTGGGCCTGCTGGGCACGAACGCAGCCGAGCGAACGCGCCAGGTCGTGCACCGGCTGCGCAGACGGCTCATCGAGGCTGGTTGCGCCACTGACCTCCTGGAGACGGTCAGGGGCCAGGGATACCGCCTGCGGGCCTAG